One region of Aeromicrobium sp. Sec7.5 genomic DNA includes:
- a CDS encoding anti-sigma factor family protein — translation MTHLGADVAAFVDGQLPPARELAARRHLEECERCRGVVAEQEQLKRRMARSMSAGVPAHLAAALSAVASDPPEPDPRSRQALRRSVGVAVALMGSSAAVLLLAYVLAPPLPSSGDPVGPHFDAYVAEFMSEAASRRAPDIVAASSAVAASSDDVPLSPAELDELDADGWPCHAMLAGDLERVDGRLVGDAVVALRYLGEHVQLHLIEQVGRLDDAALAGFERRTLADSVVWVREGLPNVASWEADGVVYTVVTDASVASVAEVVAQLPSTPDRSAVERVEDGLHRMTGWVSAA, via the coding sequence ATGACGCATCTCGGTGCCGATGTCGCGGCGTTCGTCGACGGGCAGCTCCCGCCGGCGCGGGAGCTGGCCGCCCGTCGTCACCTCGAGGAGTGCGAGCGTTGCCGCGGGGTGGTCGCCGAGCAGGAACAGCTCAAGCGCCGCATGGCGCGGTCCATGTCCGCCGGAGTTCCGGCACACCTCGCCGCGGCGCTCAGCGCCGTCGCGTCCGACCCGCCCGAGCCTGACCCGAGGAGCCGGCAGGCCCTGCGCCGGTCGGTGGGGGTCGCCGTCGCCCTCATGGGCTCGTCGGCGGCCGTGCTGCTGCTGGCCTACGTGCTGGCTCCGCCGTTGCCCAGCTCCGGGGACCCGGTGGGCCCGCACTTCGACGCGTACGTCGCGGAGTTCATGTCGGAGGCGGCGAGCCGGCGAGCCCCGGACATCGTCGCGGCCTCGAGCGCCGTCGCCGCCTCGAGCGACGACGTGCCCCTGAGCCCGGCGGAGCTCGACGAGCTCGACGCCGACGGCTGGCCGTGCCACGCCATGCTGGCCGGCGACCTGGAACGCGTCGACGGACGCCTCGTCGGCGATGCCGTGGTCGCGCTGCGCTACCTGGGTGAGCACGTGCAGCTCCACCTGATCGAGCAGGTCGGACGGCTCGACGATGCTGCCCTCGCCGGATTCGAGCGGCGCACCCTCGCCGACTCGGTGGTGTGGGTGCGCGAGGGGCTGCCCAACGTGGCCTCGTGGGAGGCCGACGGCGTCGTGTACACCGTCGTCACGGACGCCTCGGTCGCGAGCGTCGCCGAGGTCGTCGCGCAGCTGCCCTCGACCCCGGACCGTTCCGCGGTCGAACGGGTTGAGGACGGCCTGCACCGCATGACCGGCTGGGTCTCGGCCGCGTAG
- the sigE gene encoding RNA polymerase sigma factor SigE codes for MTSDRNPVVTTEPHPSLEWDDIVAEHSARVYRLALRLTGNPHDAEDLTQDVFVRVFRSLGTYEPGNFPGWLHRITTNLFLDRARRASRIRMDRFAEGAEDRLLARELRPEEAVDGAGFDPDIEQALQALSEDFRVVVVLCDVEGLSYEEIADVLGIKLGTVRSRIHRGRTQLRAALAHRAPTTGRTRVWGPVGVG; via the coding sequence ATGACGAGCGACAGGAACCCTGTGGTCACCACCGAGCCGCACCCCTCCCTGGAGTGGGACGACATCGTGGCGGAGCACTCCGCCCGGGTCTACCGGCTGGCGCTTCGTCTCACGGGCAACCCGCACGATGCCGAGGACCTCACGCAGGACGTCTTCGTGCGGGTGTTCCGCTCGCTCGGCACCTACGAGCCCGGCAACTTCCCGGGCTGGCTGCACCGCATCACGACCAACCTGTTCCTCGACCGCGCCCGCCGGGCGTCTCGGATCCGCATGGACCGCTTCGCCGAGGGCGCGGAGGACCGGCTGCTGGCCCGCGAGCTGCGCCCGGAGGAGGCCGTCGACGGTGCCGGCTTCGACCCCGACATCGAGCAGGCCCTCCAGGCGCTCTCGGAGGACTTCCGGGTCGTGGTCGTGCTGTGCGACGTCGAGGGTCTGAGCTACGAGGAGATCGCCGACGTGCTGGGCATCAAGCTCGGCACGGTGCGGTCGCGCATCCACCGGGGCCGGACGCAGCTCCGGGCCGCGCTCGCGCACCGTGCGCCCACCACCGGTCGCACCCGGGTCTGGGGACCGGTCGGGGTCGGATGA
- a CDS encoding O-methyltransferase, with product MAKDSMINAASLAFAEAYPREDAVLAEARQRATVVGVAPIGASGGATISFLAAAIGAKAVVEIGTGTGVSGLWVLRATPDAVLTSVDLEAEHQRHAREVFSLAGIPPQRFRLIAGAALDVMSRLADGNYDLAFLDGDKVEYAEYLDEAVRLVRPGGLICFDNALWHDRVADPAQRDPETSAIRDLLQRVSDDDGLRAIVLPVGDGLLAVQKIA from the coding sequence GTGGCGAAGGACAGCATGATCAACGCGGCCAGCCTGGCGTTCGCCGAGGCCTACCCGCGCGAGGACGCCGTCCTCGCGGAGGCGCGCCAGCGCGCCACGGTCGTCGGCGTGGCACCGATCGGGGCCAGCGGCGGTGCGACGATCTCGTTCCTCGCGGCAGCGATCGGCGCGAAGGCGGTCGTGGAGATCGGTACCGGCACCGGGGTGTCCGGCCTGTGGGTCCTGCGCGCGACCCCCGACGCCGTGCTGACCTCGGTCGACCTCGAGGCCGAGCACCAGCGCCACGCGCGCGAGGTCTTCTCCCTCGCCGGAATCCCGCCGCAGCGCTTCCGCCTGATCGCCGGCGCTGCGCTCGACGTCATGTCGCGCCTGGCCGACGGCAACTACGACCTCGCGTTCCTCGACGGCGACAAGGTCGAGTACGCCGAGTACCTCGACGAGGCCGTGCGCCTCGTCCGACCCGGTGGGCTGATCTGCTTCGACAACGCGCTCTGGCACGATCGCGTCGCCGATCCCGCGCAGCGTGACCCCGAGACCAGTGCGATCCGCGACCTGCTCCAGCGCGTCAGCGACGACGACGGCCTGCGGGCCATCGTGCTGCCGGTCGGCGACGGCCTGCTGGCCGTGCAGAAGATCGCCTGA
- a CDS encoding DUF3117 domain-containing protein: MAAMKPRTGDGPMEVTKEGRCIVMRVPLEGGGRLVVELNNEEAATLGDALKAV; this comes from the coding sequence ATGGCGGCCATGAAGCCTCGGACCGGTGACGGTCCGATGGAGGTCACCAAGGAAGGGCGTTGCATCGTCATGCGCGTCCCGTTGGAAGGTGGGGGACGCCTCGTCGTCGAGCTCAACAACGAGGAAGCCGCGACGCTCGGCGACGCACTCAAAGCCGTCTGA
- a CDS encoding DNA-3-methyladenine glycosylase I, whose amino-acid sequence MSAIPGPDGLLRCPWGAAPDMVEYHDTEWGRPVHGDVGLFERISLEAFQSGLSWAIILRKRPAFREAFAGFDPEVVAGYGPGDVERLLADAGIVRNRAKIEATIANARAVLDLGGELDAIVWGSGPGPRPRPRSMAEVPAVTPESAALAKQLRSRGFRFVGPTTAYALMEAIGVVDDHLEACATAPG is encoded by the coding sequence GTGAGCGCGATCCCCGGCCCCGACGGCCTGCTGCGGTGCCCGTGGGGCGCCGCTCCCGACATGGTCGAGTACCACGACACCGAGTGGGGCCGGCCGGTGCACGGCGACGTCGGCCTGTTCGAGCGCATCAGCCTCGAGGCGTTCCAGTCGGGACTGTCGTGGGCCATCATCCTGCGCAAGCGACCGGCCTTCCGCGAGGCGTTCGCGGGCTTCGACCCGGAGGTGGTGGCCGGCTACGGGCCGGGCGACGTCGAGCGGCTCCTGGCCGACGCCGGCATCGTCCGCAACCGGGCCAAGATCGAGGCGACGATCGCCAACGCCCGCGCGGTGCTGGACCTCGGGGGCGAGCTCGACGCGATCGTGTGGGGCAGCGGCCCCGGCCCCCGGCCCAGGCCGCGGTCGATGGCCGAGGTCCCGGCGGTCACGCCGGAGTCCGCGGCGCTGGCCAAGCAGCTGCGATCCCGGGGATTTCGGTTCGTCGGCCCCACCACGGCGTACGCGCTCATGGAGGCCATCGGTGTCGTCGACGACCACCTCGAGGCCTGCGCCACGGCCCCCGGCTGA
- the dapE gene encoding succinyl-diaminopimelate desuccinylase, whose product MPLDLDADVVDLTAALVDLPSESLDEQLIADEVEAALRALPHLQVARDGHTIVARSDLGRGERVVIAGHLDTVPVNGNLPSRLDGDVLHGLGTCDMKGGVAVALRLAATVAEPTRDVTYVFYEAEEIEAVHNGLGRLAREHPDWLEADFAILMEPSNAGVEAGCQGTMRVDLRTAGERAHSARSWMGSNAIHALAPALAVLAGYVSREVEIDGLTYREGLNAVAVSGGVSGNVVPDAASLTVNYRFAPDRSEEQALAVLRETFPGYDLTVTDSAPGALPGLQRPAAAAFVEAVGAEVGPKFGWTDVAKFTLLGVPAVNYGPGDPIYAHKADEQVPVAHLRSVEEKLRTWLTS is encoded by the coding sequence ATGCCCCTCGACCTGGACGCTGACGTCGTCGACCTGACCGCAGCCCTCGTCGACCTCCCTTCGGAGAGTCTCGACGAGCAGCTCATCGCCGACGAGGTGGAGGCCGCCTTGCGGGCGCTTCCGCACCTTCAGGTGGCGCGCGACGGCCACACGATCGTGGCGCGGAGCGACCTCGGCCGCGGCGAGCGTGTCGTGATCGCGGGCCACCTCGACACGGTCCCCGTCAACGGCAACCTGCCCTCACGCCTCGACGGTGACGTGCTCCACGGCCTGGGGACGTGCGACATGAAGGGCGGGGTCGCGGTCGCCCTGCGGTTGGCGGCGACCGTCGCCGAGCCCACGCGCGACGTCACCTACGTCTTCTACGAGGCCGAGGAGATCGAGGCCGTGCACAACGGGCTCGGCCGCCTCGCCCGTGAGCACCCCGACTGGCTCGAGGCCGACTTCGCGATCCTCATGGAGCCGTCGAACGCCGGCGTCGAGGCGGGGTGCCAGGGCACGATGCGCGTCGACCTGCGCACGGCGGGCGAGCGCGCGCACTCGGCGCGGTCATGGATGGGCTCCAACGCGATCCACGCCCTCGCGCCGGCCCTCGCCGTCCTCGCGGGGTACGTGTCGCGCGAGGTCGAGATCGACGGGCTGACGTATCGCGAGGGCCTGAACGCGGTGGCCGTGTCCGGTGGGGTCTCGGGCAACGTCGTGCCGGACGCCGCCTCGCTCACGGTCAACTACCGCTTCGCCCCGGACCGGTCGGAGGAGCAGGCGCTGGCCGTGCTGCGCGAGACCTTCCCCGGCTACGACCTCACGGTCACCGACTCGGCGCCGGGCGCGCTGCCCGGGCTGCAGCGCCCCGCCGCGGCCGCGTTCGTCGAGGCCGTCGGAGCCGAGGTGGGACCCAAGTTCGGCTGGACCGACGTCGCGAAGTTCACGCTCCTCGGGGTGCCCGCCGTGAACTACGGGCCGGGTGACCCGATCTACGCCCACAAGGCCGACGAGCAGGTGCCGGTGGCCCACCTGCGCAGTGTCGAGGAGAAGCTCCGCACCTGGCTCACGAGCTAG